One window from the genome of Babylonia areolata isolate BAREFJ2019XMU chromosome 11, ASM4173473v1, whole genome shotgun sequence encodes:
- the LOC143287536 gene encoding uncharacterized protein LOC143287536: MMNNLPLRMVAVAVVVGSITCGCQKRSTALTYNLGLTPGVKGYKERRSAVVQSVHSQGREVDFMCLQEAWFEKDMKDVLDMLGDDFPYHYSPIHKDIGQLRDNSGSEEAEDEASTEENLTGPHQVCSAFVWNHYHSCHEWTWLPTRWRTLPCRLSNLLRLLTCYGWRCLVSEAHQGCVMEHCEAQMYALSDSCRSCVSMASSGASDVLGKCGNVLEKFNRVNPPGLLVLSKEPLADVEYVNYHHGDKVLVERGYIKAQVQGGLTFVCTHLTAMIPQYYDVGLKKFNSYEEMQADEIRQLNATFFASPHILLGDLNMGPQRNNRDFPYLQSESAENYDTLIGTLGYKNPYLQTDGRCTYCQSNDLVLWAAVEPPHDDVILDHVLTSSGLSAEVTSAKRVFDQKDVWLSDHYGIQVDVCVP, from the exons ATGATGAACAACCTCCCGCTGAGGATGGTGGCGGTGGCTGTGGTCGTGGGGTCTATAACGTGCGGCTGCCAGAAGCGCAGCACGGCCCTGACCTACAACTTGGGTCTGACCCCCGGCGTGAAAGGCTACAAGGAGCGACGCTCCGCTGTCGTCCAGTCTGTCCACAGCCAGGGCAGGGAGGTGGACTTTATGTGTCTGCAGGAAGCCTG GTTCGAGAAAGACATGAAAGATGTTCTGGACATGTTGGGAGATGATTTTCCTTACCACTACTCGCCCATTCACAAAGATATAGGGCAACTGCGGGACAACTCTGGAAGCGAA GAAGCGGAGGACGAGGCCAGCACGGAAGAAAACCTGACAGGGCCCCATCAAGTGTGCTCCGCGTTTGTTTGGAACCACTACCATTCATGTCATGAG TGGACGTGGCTGCCGACACGCTGGAGAACTCTTCCTTGCCGTTTGTCCAACCTTCTCCGTCTGCTGAC ATGTTACGGGTGGAGGTGCCTGGTCTCAGAGGCCCACCAGGGCTGTGTGATGGAGCACTGTGAGGCCCAGATGTACGCCCTGTCGGACAGCTGTCGGTCCTGTGTCAGCATGGCCTCGTCCGGCGCTTCCGACGTGCTGGGCAAGTGCGGCAACGTGCTGGAGAAGTTCAACCGCGTCAATCCTCCT GGTTTACTGGTACTCAGTAAGGAGCCACTGGCTGACGTGGAGTACGTGAATTACCATCATGGTGACAAGGTGCTTGTGGAACGTGGCTACATCAAGGCACAG GTGCAGGGGGGGCTCACCTTTGTCTGCACTCATCTCACCGCCATGATACCTCAGTACTATGATG TGGGACTCAAGAAATTCAACAGCTACGAAGAAATGCAAGCAGATGAGATCCgtcagctgaacgccactttctTTGCCTCTCCCCACATTCTGTTGGGAGATCTCAACATGGGGCCACAAAG AAACAACAGGGATTTCCCATACCTGCAGAGCGAGTCCGCAGAAAATTACGACACACTGATCGGGACCCTTGGCTACAAAAACCCCTACCTGCAAACTGACG GACGGTGCACGTACTGCCAGTCCAATGACCTCGTTCTGTGGGCCGCTGTCGAACCGCCACACGATGACGTCATCCTGGATCACGTGCTGACCTCCAGCGGGTTAAGCGCCGAAGTCACTTCCGCCAAG AGAGTGTTTGATCAAAAGGATGTCTGGCTGTCAGATCATTACGGCATacaggtggatgtgtgtgtgccttga